In Reichenbachiella agarivorans, one genomic interval encodes:
- a CDS encoding leucine-rich repeat domain-containing protein, with protein sequence MAKTDWYKFAYTLMFLFVLSPALAQQPAADTTRYPQVRSLVSFYEYMLNTIGSSKSTARDKEVIITESYKKVFVNQLVQIEDDLVLDRKVITNKDVAAYLRDVDFFFKDIQFKFQNIVIEKVPKSDGTSFYLVSFESKVNGTTLDNQTHSSIKKRFIEVNLNVASNDMKIASIYSTKISREEELKNWWASLSYGWINIFKSYVPFDVISDPVLFKISSLDSLSLSGNQFILDIEPLSALRDLKVLDISQSKITDLSPLRYARNLQKLKASNTQIKDINTLEYFEKLTYLDLSHTEVTDITSIAKLKQLKYLDLSNTPVINFAPLQQLSTLTNINLSNTKFADATLLSTHKTLQAVNLSRTYVDQLSAFRDLQQLKSLDASETTVSNLNGLENHPMLEIITINQSNISQLNALANVPNLKKVYADNSGITEKEASGLMAKKPHTVVVTNSQEMTTWWTTLPVKWKTALSKVIGNAIPSKEELTQLVNMDSLNLAGQSLNNIEPLAKFKRLRYLDISKNQFSSFAFTKEMTDLEYLKAKDLPMESTAGLENNPQLKWLIMTSSSLNNISNLSSLNKLELLDVEDTYIQEDQIKQYLLINPKTVVVYQSETLQNWWNGLTEDWKKVLKVNKQDSYHLHELIERQEITISNLSIASLSPLNIFINLQKVTLDRVSINSLDELYSHQSIKHLTCTNGPLQTLKGITQLKQLETLDISNTAIEDLKEIEGLSSLKSLNCSGTSIKRLNEISALHKLESLNVSNTRIWNLKVIYEILGLKSLVCNNTRVTQNGIEDFKANFPNCEVVYY encoded by the coding sequence ATGGCAAAAACTGATTGGTACAAATTCGCTTACACTCTTATGTTTCTCTTTGTACTCTCTCCCGCTCTAGCACAGCAACCTGCGGCAGACACCACTCGCTATCCTCAGGTCAGGAGTTTGGTGAGCTTTTACGAATATATGCTCAACACCATAGGTTCGTCCAAGAGTACTGCTCGTGACAAGGAGGTCATCATCACGGAGAGCTATAAGAAGGTATTTGTCAACCAATTGGTTCAGATCGAAGATGATTTGGTCTTGGATCGAAAAGTCATCACCAACAAGGATGTCGCTGCCTATTTGCGTGATGTAGATTTCTTCTTCAAGGACATCCAGTTCAAATTCCAAAATATAGTCATTGAGAAAGTCCCTAAGAGCGACGGGACTTCTTTCTATTTGGTGAGCTTCGAAAGCAAAGTCAACGGCACGACACTTGACAATCAGACGCATAGCAGTATCAAAAAACGTTTCATTGAAGTCAACCTAAATGTGGCGTCCAATGACATGAAGATTGCCAGTATATATAGTACCAAAATCAGTCGTGAGGAAGAATTAAAAAACTGGTGGGCAAGCCTCTCCTATGGATGGATCAATATATTCAAAAGTTATGTGCCTTTCGATGTAATCTCTGACCCAGTCCTATTTAAAATCTCTTCTCTGGACAGTTTGAGTTTGTCGGGGAATCAGTTCATTCTCGACATTGAACCTTTGTCTGCACTCAGAGACCTCAAAGTACTGGACATCAGTCAGTCAAAAATCACTGACCTAAGTCCGCTACGTTATGCGAGAAACCTACAAAAGTTGAAAGCTTCCAATACCCAGATCAAAGACATCAATACCCTAGAATATTTTGAGAAATTGACCTACCTGGACCTATCACATACAGAGGTCACAGACATCACGAGTATTGCCAAACTCAAACAACTGAAATACTTGGATTTGTCCAACACCCCTGTTATCAACTTTGCTCCACTGCAACAGTTGAGTACCTTGACCAACATCAACTTGTCCAATACAAAATTTGCCGATGCTACCCTCTTGTCCACTCACAAGACACTACAGGCCGTCAATCTATCCAGAACCTATGTTGATCAACTGTCTGCCTTTCGCGACCTTCAGCAGCTAAAATCCTTAGATGCCTCCGAAACCACAGTCAGCAACCTGAATGGATTGGAAAATCACCCCATGTTGGAAATCATCACCATCAATCAATCCAACATCTCTCAGCTCAATGCACTGGCCAACGTCCCGAACCTGAAAAAGGTCTATGCGGACAACTCTGGTATCACCGAAAAAGAAGCATCAGGATTGATGGCTAAGAAGCCTCACACCGTGGTGGTCACCAACAGTCAAGAAATGACTACTTGGTGGACGACATTGCCCGTAAAATGGAAAACCGCATTGAGCAAGGTGATTGGAAATGCAATCCCTAGCAAAGAGGAACTCACACAGTTGGTCAACATGGATTCACTGAATCTCGCAGGTCAGAGCCTCAATAACATAGAACCATTGGCAAAATTCAAACGCCTCCGTTACTTAGACATCAGCAAGAACCAATTCTCCAGTTTTGCATTCACCAAAGAAATGACAGATTTGGAGTATCTCAAGGCAAAAGATTTGCCGATGGAAAGCACCGCAGGATTAGAAAACAACCCTCAACTGAAGTGGCTCATTATGACGAGCAGCTCTTTGAACAACATTAGCAACCTCTCCTCTCTCAACAAGCTAGAACTACTCGATGTAGAGGACACTTATATACAGGAAGATCAAATCAAACAGTATCTCCTGATAAACCCTAAAACCGTGGTAGTGTATCAGTCGGAAACACTACAAAACTGGTGGAATGGCTTGACAGAAGATTGGAAAAAAGTACTAAAAGTAAACAAACAGGATAGTTATCACCTGCATGAGTTGATCGAAAGACAAGAGATCACTATTTCGAATCTATCCATTGCTTCATTGTCTCCACTTAATATTTTCATCAATCTGCAAAAAGTAACTTTGGATCGTGTCAGTATCAATAGCCTAGATGAATTGTATAGTCATCAAAGTATCAAGCATTTGACTTGCACCAATGGCCCTTTGCAAACACTGAAAGGCATCACTCAATTGAAGCAACTAGAAACGTTGGACATCTCTAATACTGCCATCGAAGATTTGAAGGAAATCGAAGGATTGAGCAGTCTGAAATCACTCAACTGCTCTGGCACTAGTATCAAGAGACTCAACGAAATATCGGCACTCCATAAACTAGAATCTCTCAACGTGAGCAATACTCGCATATGGAATCTAAAAGTGATTTATGAGATTCTGGGATTAAAAAGTCTGGTGTGCAACAATACCCGTGTGACACAAAACGGCATAGAAGACTTTAAAGCCAACTTCCCAAATTGTGAGGTGGTATATTATTAG
- a CDS encoding nucleoid-structuring protein H-NS → MKKYTFNISPLAVVIILSLAVGFTSCKGKKKLTKGSDAPVVVTSKPEPMADPEEPEEVEPVVKKLTKEQKLSNYFEAIATAPSTTSANASIQEALGMFSNGDAPVLIVIYRAGSAPDYDEPTTITNYLHYLKDTKNNKAQIEEIVYDTNGNIKELVLKK, encoded by the coding sequence ATGAAAAAATACACATTTAATATTTCACCACTGGCAGTCGTCATCATCTTATCGTTGGCAGTTGGATTCACATCTTGCAAAGGCAAAAAGAAGTTGACCAAAGGCAGTGACGCACCTGTAGTGGTCACGTCAAAACCAGAACCCATGGCTGATCCAGAGGAGCCAGAAGAAGTAGAACCTGTGGTAAAAAAATTGACTAAAGAACAAAAACTTTCAAATTACTTTGAAGCGATAGCAACAGCCCCTAGCACCACTTCGGCCAATGCAAGTATCCAAGAGGCTCTAGGCATGTTTAGCAATGGAGATGCTCCTGTACTAATCGTGATATACAGAGCAGGGAGTGCTCCAGACTATGACGAGCCTACCACCATCACCAATTACTTGCACTACCTCAAGGACACCAAAAATAACAAAGCACAGATCGAAGAGATCGTGTACGATACCAATGGCAACATCAAAGAATTGGTTCTCAAGAAATAA
- a CDS encoding exonuclease domain-containing protein yields the protein MPQEYAIIDIETTGRSGLGQKVTEIAIIVHDGQQVIDQYQTLVNPETSIPYSITQLTGIHDEMVMHSPKFYEIARKVYEMTEGRIFVAHNVAFDYGVLRSEFASLGGEFERKQLCTVKLSRKLLPGHASYSLGKLCSDLGISIQGRHRAFGDAEATVKLLDILFKKADDMGIEEFSLEGIANLPKIPPMLDREVYRSLPQATGVYYIYDASQTLVYIGKAKNIRQRLLSHFNDKSRKERNLFEATADIQYVLTGSELIALLLESDEIKKHQPKFNHALKQTKATHGLYAYENQLGILQLNIAKIQAGSMALTTFVGLARATKFLESAVESYILCPKYCGLEKTQGSCFASKIKKCKGVCADRESVADYNARVETLINDLILRKEDFFIEEVGRNSDEIAIIQIKQGEYQGYGYVPLADQNINYNGYDTYIQPKSNDPDTTRIILGYLKKRRSEISS from the coding sequence ATGCCTCAAGAATATGCCATCATCGATATTGAAACCACAGGACGCAGTGGACTTGGGCAAAAAGTCACCGAAATCGCCATCATAGTCCACGATGGGCAACAAGTGATCGATCAATACCAGACATTGGTCAATCCCGAAACCTCCATCCCCTACTCGATTACACAGCTCACGGGCATCCATGATGAGATGGTAATGCACTCTCCGAAGTTCTATGAGATCGCTAGAAAAGTCTATGAAATGACCGAAGGGCGCATCTTCGTTGCTCACAATGTGGCTTTTGACTATGGTGTCTTACGTAGTGAATTTGCCAGTTTGGGAGGAGAATTTGAGCGTAAACAGCTTTGTACAGTCAAACTATCAAGAAAACTACTACCAGGACACGCTTCTTATAGTTTGGGCAAATTATGCAGCGATCTAGGTATCTCTATCCAAGGTCGCCACCGCGCCTTTGGTGATGCCGAAGCAACAGTTAAGCTACTTGACATCCTCTTCAAAAAGGCAGACGACATGGGTATCGAAGAATTTAGTCTGGAAGGTATTGCCAATCTACCCAAAATTCCTCCGATGCTGGATCGAGAGGTCTATCGCAGCTTGCCACAGGCAACTGGTGTCTATTACATCTACGATGCATCACAGACACTGGTGTACATAGGCAAAGCCAAAAACATCAGACAGCGTCTACTCTCTCACTTCAATGACAAGAGTCGAAAGGAAAGAAACCTCTTTGAAGCTACCGCGGATATACAGTATGTATTGACAGGTAGTGAATTGATCGCGTTGCTCTTGGAGTCAGACGAGATCAAAAAACACCAACCCAAATTCAACCATGCACTCAAGCAAACCAAAGCTACCCACGGCCTTTATGCTTATGAAAATCAACTGGGTATCCTGCAACTCAACATCGCCAAAATACAGGCTGGAAGCATGGCCTTGACCACCTTTGTAGGACTGGCCAGAGCCACCAAGTTCCTAGAGAGTGCCGTGGAGTCTTACATCCTCTGCCCCAAATACTGCGGTCTGGAGAAGACCCAAGGCAGTTGCTTTGCCTCTAAAATCAAAAAGTGCAAAGGCGTATGTGCAGACCGAGAATCCGTCGCAGACTACAATGCCCGTGTCGAAACACTGATCAATGACCTCATCCTCAGAAAAGAAGATTTTTTCATCGAAGAAGTCGGTCGTAACTCAGACGAAATCGCAATTATTCAGATCAAACAAGGTGAATACCAAGGCTACGGATACGTCCCTCTTGCGGATCAAAACATCAACTATAATGGGTACGACACCTACATCCAGCCCAAGTCCAACGACCCAGACACTACCCGAATCATATTGGGATATTTGAAAAAAAGGAGATCGGAAATTTCATCATAG
- a CDS encoding HEAT repeat domain-containing protein: protein MDIHAMVAKISGELSDKAYEVSDSLARIGSEEVLQAMIVLLKNPNPESRYLAARTMAHMTNNAAGLAPLMDAIQDKENSSQQGELLAELEGFDVSDYYVELFKYYLFGGFKVSMIAKDLLDHKDFDITARVIKKATKHWNHYTNNVKHDELFTLKKREVEEILADLQAFVSDES from the coding sequence ATGGACATTCACGCAATGGTTGCGAAAATCTCAGGAGAACTGAGCGACAAAGCATATGAAGTATCAGACTCTCTGGCCAGAATAGGCTCAGAAGAAGTTCTGCAAGCGATGATAGTCCTCTTGAAAAACCCCAATCCTGAGTCTCGTTATTTGGCAGCTAGAACCATGGCACATATGACCAACAATGCCGCAGGTTTGGCTCCTCTGATGGATGCCATTCAGGACAAAGAAAATAGCAGCCAACAAGGAGAGTTGCTTGCCGAGCTCGAAGGGTTTGATGTAAGTGACTACTATGTGGAGTTGTTTAAATACTACTTGTTTGGTGGATTCAAAGTATCTATGATTGCCAAGGATTTGTTGGATCACAAGGATTTTGACATCACAGCACGAGTCATCAAAAAAGCCACCAAGCATTGGAATCACTATACCAACAATGTGAAGCATGACGAGTTGTTTACACTCAAAAAGAGGGAGGTGGAAGAGATTCTTGCTGATCTTCAGGCGTTTGTATCTGATGAGTCTTAG
- a CDS encoding TonB-dependent receptor gives MKQSTLLVIILCLFFISGHAQDRLLSGIVRDAQGRALPGATVQSQSGLGVVTDSFGKFAMKVSADTILLHVTYVGYAAQQIAVRDIQVPLVIQMKEGSISLSNVVITPDDTEIIHSLSKYDLSVRPINSSQEILRYIPGLFIAQHAGGGKAEQIFLRGFDIDHGTDISISVDGMAVNMPSHAHGQGYSDLHFLIPETIERVDFNKGPHDAEYGDFTTAGYVSFKTKDHTDKNLIKLEVGQYGTFRTVGMFNLLGNTRTDRRDQLFVAGELFGSDGYFESKQGFRRYNGMAKYSNEFDEKTRFTATVSTFYSQWSASGQIPVRAVESGQISRFGSIDPTEGGRTSRSNLNLQLVQDLGTATLSNQLYYSHYQFHLVSNFTFFLNDPINGDQITQSEARDILGYKGEYQRHDYLGSVKLESKLGATMRYDWVDDIRLSHTKDRKEVLSDMARGDVKQGNAGVYLGESFTLLPQLVLDAEIRYDHLFFDYNNRLDQTHQSEDKGIWSPKARLNYQAGRNLSFFMKAGSGFHSNDTRVVVAQNGQEILPKAYGQDIGVFFKPAPWLAMNVTLWNLDLDQEFVYVGDEGIVEAGGETNRKGLDLSVRAELTSWLFADLDMTYTKARSVDEPEEAQFIPLAPVFTSIGGLSFDSKTGWTGSVRYRYLGDRAANEDNSVVAEGYFVMDAMINYTRPRYQISMTVENLLNQEWKEAQFLTESRLETEPQPVEEIHFTPGTPFFAKAGFTIFF, from the coding sequence ATGAAACAATCAACCCTTTTAGTTATTATCCTTTGTCTTTTTTTCATTTCTGGGCATGCTCAGGATAGGTTGTTGAGTGGTATAGTTCGTGATGCACAAGGCAGAGCACTGCCAGGTGCAACAGTTCAGAGTCAATCTGGTTTAGGAGTGGTTACTGATAGTTTTGGCAAGTTTGCAATGAAAGTGAGTGCTGATACAATACTTCTGCATGTTACTTATGTGGGCTATGCTGCCCAGCAAATAGCAGTAAGAGACATCCAAGTGCCTTTGGTGATTCAAATGAAGGAAGGCAGTATCAGCTTATCCAATGTGGTCATTACACCTGATGATACTGAGATTATTCATAGTCTCTCAAAATATGATTTGTCAGTCAGACCTATCAATTCCTCGCAAGAGATTCTGCGCTATATACCAGGTTTGTTCATCGCACAGCATGCAGGTGGCGGCAAGGCAGAGCAAATATTCCTCAGAGGCTTTGACATAGATCACGGGACGGATATTTCTATATCAGTAGATGGCATGGCTGTCAATATGCCATCTCATGCTCATGGACAGGGTTATTCTGACTTGCATTTTTTGATCCCTGAGACAATCGAAAGGGTAGATTTCAACAAAGGTCCTCATGATGCGGAGTATGGAGATTTTACCACGGCAGGTTATGTTTCGTTCAAAACCAAGGATCACACAGATAAGAATTTGATCAAACTCGAAGTGGGACAGTATGGTACATTTAGAACAGTAGGTATGTTCAATTTGCTAGGAAACACGCGTACTGACCGCAGAGATCAATTGTTCGTCGCAGGCGAATTGTTTGGTTCTGATGGTTATTTTGAGAGCAAGCAGGGATTTCGTAGGTACAATGGGATGGCCAAATACTCTAATGAATTCGATGAAAAGACTCGATTTACAGCGACAGTTTCTACCTTTTACAGTCAATGGTCAGCATCTGGTCAGATTCCTGTCCGAGCTGTGGAAAGTGGTCAAATCTCTCGCTTTGGATCTATTGATCCCACAGAGGGAGGTAGAACCTCTAGGAGCAACCTCAATCTCCAATTGGTGCAGGACTTGGGTACTGCGACACTCAGCAATCAGTTGTATTACAGTCATTATCAGTTTCATCTAGTGTCCAATTTCACCTTTTTTCTCAATGATCCTATCAATGGCGATCAAATCACTCAAAGTGAAGCCAGAGATATATTGGGATACAAGGGGGAATACCAGCGGCATGATTACCTAGGTAGTGTCAAACTGGAATCCAAATTGGGCGCAACCATGCGCTACGATTGGGTCGATGATATCCGACTGTCTCACACCAAAGACCGTAAAGAAGTCTTGTCAGATATGGCAAGAGGAGATGTCAAGCAAGGCAATGCAGGTGTATATTTAGGAGAGTCCTTTACGCTCTTGCCACAACTGGTTTTGGATGCAGAAATCAGGTATGATCATTTGTTTTTTGACTATAACAATCGACTGGATCAAACTCACCAATCTGAGGACAAAGGAATATGGAGTCCCAAAGCAAGACTCAACTATCAAGCAGGTCGAAATTTGAGTTTCTTCATGAAGGCAGGTTCAGGTTTCCACTCCAATGATACCCGTGTCGTGGTGGCGCAAAATGGCCAAGAAATATTGCCCAAGGCATATGGACAAGATATAGGGGTATTCTTCAAACCTGCACCTTGGTTGGCGATGAATGTGACGCTATGGAATTTGGATTTGGATCAGGAGTTTGTCTACGTAGGAGATGAGGGAATTGTCGAAGCAGGAGGGGAAACCAACCGAAAGGGCTTGGACCTCTCAGTCAGAGCAGAGCTCACCTCTTGGTTGTTTGCAGACCTAGACATGACCTATACCAAAGCGCGATCAGTCGATGAACCAGAAGAGGCGCAATTCATCCCACTAGCACCTGTTTTTACCAGTATAGGCGGGTTGAGCTTTGATTCTAAGACTGGCTGGACAGGGAGTGTGAGATACCGCTACCTAGGTGATCGTGCAGCCAATGAAGACAACAGTGTAGTAGCTGAGGGTTATTTCGTGATGGATGCTATGATCAATTATACACGTCCTAGATACCAGATCAGCATGACTGTGGAAAACCTACTCAACCAAGAATGGAAGGAAGCCCAATTTCTCACCGAATCACGTCTAGAGACAGAGCCTCAACCAGTCGAAGAAATCCATTTTACACCTGGCACCCCATTTTTTGCCAAAGCGGGTTTTACCATTTTCTTTTAA
- a CDS encoding oxygenase MpaB family protein, which translates to MSLTFDKDYITAQTLDAFRLQTDPLADDTVRKIIDSGFESQINQIFMVLVQNDSFDQDTFSGLDASLALTLNDYFRSTNHLPEWANMDQILEGERVFGEFGPEIFMLLNVSSLPMCYTCAKGAQVLFETGRLLTHNQDVDPLARRLMETAQMVANVLSPGGLLPDGRGLVTIQKVRLIHASIRYFLKKERHGHVWDVKTLGEPINQEDLAGTLMSFGPVILTGLKRLKVELSDSEIKSYMHCWKVVGYLMGIDAKLLPDSYEEGFDLATRILKHQAQESEAGQALTSSCIRFINHIIPVNTFDEVPAYLMSYFLKDFSEASGVNLAKCIGVDDQPDTKDRIVLSMAKFLVGHISEIAHWDLIQKIAPPFNRLMLEGIIRFYNGGKKVHFFIPPSLKKDWKLEDC; encoded by the coding sequence ATGAGTTTGACATTTGACAAAGATTACATCACGGCGCAGACCTTAGATGCGTTTCGTTTGCAGACAGATCCTTTGGCCGACGACACGGTCCGCAAGATCATTGACTCAGGCTTTGAGTCGCAAATCAACCAGATATTTATGGTCTTGGTTCAAAATGATAGCTTTGATCAAGACACTTTCTCTGGGCTGGATGCATCATTAGCGCTTACGCTCAACGATTATTTTCGCAGCACCAATCATTTGCCCGAATGGGCGAATATGGATCAAATACTAGAAGGAGAGAGGGTATTTGGTGAGTTTGGGCCAGAGATATTCATGCTGCTCAACGTGAGTTCCTTACCGATGTGCTATACCTGTGCGAAGGGTGCCCAGGTGCTATTTGAAACGGGAAGACTGCTGACACACAATCAGGACGTAGATCCATTGGCACGTCGACTGATGGAGACGGCACAGATGGTAGCCAATGTGTTGTCGCCTGGGGGATTGTTGCCCGACGGCAGAGGGCTCGTGACGATCCAAAAAGTTCGACTGATACATGCTTCTATCAGATATTTCCTCAAGAAGGAGCGCCATGGTCATGTTTGGGATGTAAAGACTTTGGGAGAACCAATCAATCAGGAAGACCTAGCGGGTACGTTGATGTCTTTTGGTCCTGTGATCTTGACTGGACTGAAGCGCCTCAAGGTAGAGCTGAGTGATTCTGAAATTAAATCTTACATGCACTGTTGGAAGGTAGTGGGCTACCTGATGGGTATAGATGCGAAATTGCTGCCAGACTCCTACGAAGAGGGTTTTGATCTTGCTACCCGAATATTGAAGCATCAGGCCCAAGAATCCGAGGCAGGACAGGCACTGACTAGCTCATGCATCAGATTCATCAACCACATCATCCCCGTCAACACTTTTGATGAAGTGCCAGCTTACCTGATGTCCTATTTTTTGAAAGATTTTTCGGAAGCCTCTGGAGTGAATTTGGCAAAATGCATAGGAGTAGATGATCAACCAGACACCAAAGACAGGATCGTGCTGTCTATGGCGAAGTTTTTGGTGGGACATATCAGCGAAATCGCCCATTGGGATTTGATTCAAAAGATAGCGCCTCCCTTCAATCGTTTGATGCTGGAAGGCATCATTCGCTTTTACAATGGAGGAAAGAAAGTGCACTTCTTCATTCCTCCATCGCTGAAGAAAGATTGGAAACTAGAAGATTGTTGA
- a CDS encoding DUF6989 domain-containing protein: protein MKNTEVVEGLDFKTTKYILVSSAVLILWSLGASIIEAGPVTASIITYSLYGFYWYYALSKKNPLILKLVIFGTVAGVMELVTDHYLVEWIDSLVYPSKEWMIWSSPAYMPFAWSNVILQLGFIGVLLTQKTNLWKASIILGIAGGMYIPLYEHLAKDAGWWWYHDNTTMILNAPVYVIICEALISLSLPLVIYYAEHHKPTKAVLLGLAEGVWILISAILAFTIAH from the coding sequence ATGAAAAACACTGAGGTAGTCGAGGGATTGGATTTCAAAACCACAAAGTATATTTTGGTATCATCCGCCGTATTGATTCTTTGGTCATTGGGAGCATCGATCATAGAAGCAGGTCCTGTTACAGCTAGTATCATCACCTATTCACTCTATGGCTTTTATTGGTACTACGCCCTGAGCAAGAAGAACCCACTGATTCTCAAGTTGGTGATATTTGGGACCGTGGCAGGAGTTATGGAACTGGTGACCGATCACTATTTGGTAGAGTGGATTGATAGTCTGGTGTATCCAAGCAAAGAATGGATGATATGGAGCTCTCCTGCCTACATGCCCTTTGCATGGTCCAACGTGATCTTGCAGTTGGGGTTTATTGGCGTGTTGTTGACCCAGAAGACTAATCTTTGGAAAGCGTCGATTATTCTGGGTATAGCTGGAGGGATGTATATCCCATTGTACGAACACTTGGCCAAAGACGCAGGCTGGTGGTGGTACCATGACAACACGACGATGATATTGAATGCACCTGTCTATGTGATTATCTGTGAAGCTTTGATATCCTTGTCACTACCTCTGGTAATCTATTATGCCGAGCATCATAAGCCCACAAAGGCCGTTTTGCTTGGATTGGCAGAAGGTGTTTGGATTTTGATCAGTGCTATTCTTGCCTTTACCATTGCACACTGA
- a CDS encoding MFS domain-containing histidine kinase, with protein sequence MKIASAIDFFIHPVHFSDSNHLRHARLFVRACWLTSLFSSSYVWMSMFFEYDKGVYLMVFNVTSFLLLPLLSKTKLPISISGNIFVFVGAFAILILAYFSGGVWSALYPWIISIPVLALLVVNRTSGLIWGAISFFAMLWFGYLAYNHVELPVEYNVAMRTEWYISVLPGLLLIVLFIAFVFESIQAEALKILENKNEVLRAQKETIGIQSTELQKLIDEKEYIIRILAHDLKNPLSNITSLAEFIQRKYEPDQNENFINLIHQSSVNAQNLIMKVLEMDASGQGDLMVNNERIQVASMLSNLIQLMRETGRKKAIDILLDNQLSYGEIEADKIYLTLVFENLLSNAIKFSYENTKVIVVLSNIEDQVLIQVIDQGPGIQEEEQDRLFKKFSKLSARPTAGESSAGIGLSLVKRYVELMQGKVWYEDAQNGGSIFAVSFPIKH encoded by the coding sequence ATGAAGATCGCATCAGCAATAGATTTCTTCATCCATCCTGTACATTTTAGTGATAGTAATCATCTTAGACATGCCCGACTTTTTGTTCGTGCCTGTTGGTTGACGAGTTTGTTTTCGTCCTCTTACGTCTGGATGAGCATGTTTTTTGAATATGACAAAGGAGTCTATTTGATGGTGTTCAATGTGACTAGTTTTTTGTTGTTACCCTTGTTGTCAAAAACCAAACTTCCAATTTCGATTTCTGGAAATATTTTTGTTTTCGTGGGAGCCTTTGCCATCCTTATACTAGCCTATTTTTCAGGTGGAGTATGGTCGGCCTTATATCCTTGGATTATTTCTATTCCTGTATTGGCTCTCTTGGTGGTCAACAGAACCTCTGGATTGATTTGGGGTGCTATTTCCTTTTTTGCCATGCTTTGGTTTGGGTACTTGGCATACAATCACGTAGAGTTACCTGTCGAGTACAATGTGGCTATGAGAACAGAATGGTACATTTCTGTCTTACCAGGATTGTTGTTGATTGTTTTATTTATTGCCTTTGTATTTGAGTCTATACAAGCAGAAGCGCTCAAAATATTGGAGAATAAAAATGAAGTACTCAGAGCTCAAAAAGAAACGATCGGCATTCAATCTACAGAGCTACAAAAGTTGATAGACGAAAAGGAATATATTATTCGAATCCTTGCCCATGATTTGAAAAATCCATTATCCAATATCACGAGTTTAGCGGAATTTATCCAACGCAAATATGAGCCAGATCAAAATGAGAATTTTATCAATTTGATCCATCAATCTTCAGTCAATGCTCAGAATTTAATCATGAAGGTGTTGGAAATGGATGCCTCAGGCCAAGGTGATTTGATGGTCAACAATGAGCGGATTCAAGTTGCGTCTATGTTGAGTAATTTGATCCAATTGATGAGAGAGACAGGTCGAAAAAAAGCGATTGACATTCTACTCGACAACCAACTGTCTTATGGAGAAATTGAAGCTGATAAAATATACTTAACCTTGGTTTTTGAGAACCTACTTTCCAATGCCATTAAGTTTTCGTATGAAAATACCAAAGTCATCGTAGTACTGTCCAATATAGAAGATCAAGTCCTCATTCAAGTAATAGATCAAGGGCCTGGAATACAAGAAGAGGAGCAAGACAGGTTATTTAAGAAATTCTCCAAACTCAGTGCCCGACCTACAGCAGGGGAGAGTTCTGCAGGTATTGGACTCTCTTTGGTCAAACGCTATGTAGAACTGATGCAAGGCAAAGTGTGGTACGAAGATGCTCAAAATGGAGGTTCTATCTTTGCAGTTTCCTTTCCGATCAAACACTAA